The following are encoded together in the Hypnocyclicus thermotrophus genome:
- a CDS encoding segregation and condensation protein A gives MNNDINVKIENFEGPLDLLLHLINKKKLNITEINILELIETYLEIIEKLEIDNIPLKADFLAMAADLLEIKALSVLNYSLHKKRKEELSIKLLEYQQYVELSQLLKEKENEYNISFTRAGLKEINVENNEVDLSDLTLEKLFIAYKTVVETSQKEELKIVVENIYSLEDEIEKLIKNIENNQKINYINLFQSANDKMHRVYLFLAILELYRYGKIDIKEDKYIVKKEN, from the coding sequence ATGAATAATGATATAAATGTTAAAATAGAAAATTTTGAAGGTCCTTTAGACCTTCTTCTTCATTTAATAAATAAAAAAAAGCTTAATATTACGGAAATAAATATATTAGAATTAATTGAAACTTATTTAGAAATAATAGAAAAACTAGAAATAGATAATATACCTTTAAAAGCAGATTTTTTAGCGATGGCTGCAGATTTATTAGAGATAAAAGCACTTTCAGTATTAAATTATTCTTTACATAAAAAAAGAAAAGAAGAATTAAGTATAAAACTTTTAGAATATCAACAATATGTGGAATTGAGTCAACTTTTAAAAGAAAAAGAAAACGAATATAATATTTCATTTACTCGAGCTGGATTAAAAGAAATAAATGTTGAGAATAATGAAGTGGATTTGAGTGATTTAACATTGGAAAAGCTTTTTATTGCATATAAAACAGTTGTTGAAACTTCACAAAAAGAAGAATTAAAAATAGTAGTAGAAAATATTTATAGTTTAGAAGATGAAATAGAAAAATTAATAAAAAATATTGAAAATAATCAAAAAATAAATTATATTAATTTGTTTCAAAGTGCAAATGATAAAATGCATAGAGTATACTTGTTTTTAGCAATATTAGAATTATATAGATATGGTAAAATAGATATAAAAGAAGATAAATATATAGTAAAAAAGGAGAATTAA
- the polA gene encoding DNA polymerase I, protein MQKAVILDTSAIMYRSYFSLLNMRNKEGEPTGAVYGTANIISSVIDEIKPNYIVATFDVKRKTLKRTEKYENYKANRKPMPDDLVVQLPLIEELMDSFNIKKFKVAGHEADDVMGTISKNLSKQGIEVYIITGDKDIAQLVDENINIVLLGKGEGKNRFKYIKNDDDVIEYLGVKANLIPDLFGMIGDTSDGIPGIRKVGEKKAIPLLNAFGSLEGVYENIDKLTEFKGIGKSLVQNFIEDKELAFLSKELATIKINLDIKIDLNEIKYKDINKKTFKKLCQNLDFKSFIKKYDLDKIDESGNLSLFNNDNKEFNNKKLNNKEKKVVFINNSNEINNLIEKLKKLEEEVIFLFNGVAFLFLIDDNIYYISYKHNYIGAQNIEKSEIQKIFNLNKKFVTYKFKDILNERFNIKIGFDIMLAHYLLYANLKDDLDTLIFNEIGEAFESQKDIFGKTAISQLEKEKLADFLSKRILALKEIYKIVLNKLKKENLEKLLIEIEQPLVPVLSNMELEGITLDRGYLSKYSIELKEKIEQLKKEIYKIAGEEFNINSPKQLAEILFIKLNINPIKKTKTGYSTNVDVLEKLVRSGEKIAKYILEYRKLTKLLNTYVEALPKLVDNNSKLHTSFNQNGTATGRLSSTDPNLQNIPSKTEEGRKIRRAFIAKDGFSLVSFDYSQIELRVLAEISKDTELINAYENDLDLHAITAMKIFDLETLEEVDSIKRNIAKIVNFSIIYGKTPFGLAQELNITVKDAKEYIDKYFDKYKKVKDLQNEIIKFAKENGYVKTLFDRKRKIIGIDNKNKNIKNQAERMAVNTVIQGSAADILKMVMIELFDKIVDNKDVYMLLQVHDELIFEIKDEKLEEMIPKIKEIMENKIRLQNVKLKVNFAYAKNWSEAK, encoded by the coding sequence ATGCAAAAAGCAGTTATTTTAGATACAAGTGCAATAATGTATAGGTCATATTTTTCGCTATTAAATATGAGAAATAAAGAAGGTGAGCCAACAGGAGCAGTTTATGGTACAGCAAATATTATATCAAGTGTTATAGATGAGATAAAACCTAATTATATAGTAGCTACATTTGATGTAAAAAGAAAAACATTAAAAAGAACTGAAAAATATGAAAATTATAAAGCAAATAGAAAACCTATGCCAGATGATTTAGTAGTACAATTACCACTAATAGAAGAACTTATGGATAGTTTTAATATAAAAAAATTTAAAGTGGCTGGTCACGAAGCTGATGACGTTATGGGAACTATTTCTAAAAATTTATCAAAACAAGGAATAGAAGTATATATTATTACAGGAGATAAAGATATAGCACAACTTGTTGATGAAAATATTAATATTGTATTACTTGGAAAAGGTGAAGGTAAAAATAGATTTAAATATATAAAAAATGATGATGATGTAATAGAGTATTTAGGAGTAAAAGCTAATCTTATTCCTGATTTATTTGGAATGATAGGTGATACAAGTGATGGAATACCTGGAATAAGAAAAGTAGGAGAAAAAAAAGCTATTCCCTTATTAAATGCTTTTGGAAGTTTAGAAGGTGTCTATGAAAATATTGATAAATTAACAGAATTTAAAGGGATTGGTAAATCTCTTGTTCAAAATTTTATTGAAGATAAAGAATTAGCATTTTTAAGTAAAGAATTGGCAACTATAAAAATAAATTTAGATATAAAAATAGATTTAAATGAAATAAAGTATAAAGATATTAATAAAAAAACTTTTAAAAAATTATGTCAAAATCTTGATTTTAAGTCATTTATAAAAAAATATGATTTAGATAAAATAGATGAAAGCGGAAATTTATCACTTTTTAATAATGATAATAAAGAATTTAATAATAAAAAATTAAATAACAAAGAAAAAAAGGTTGTTTTTATAAATAATAGTAATGAAATAAATAACTTGATTGAAAAATTAAAAAAGTTAGAAGAAGAAGTTATATTTTTATTCAATGGAGTAGCATTTTTATTTTTAATTGATGATAATATTTACTATATTTCATATAAACATAATTATATTGGTGCTCAAAATATAGAAAAAAGTGAGATTCAAAAAATATTTAATTTAAATAAAAAGTTTGTTACCTATAAATTTAAAGATATATTAAATGAACGATTTAATATTAAAATAGGATTTGATATAATGTTGGCACATTATTTATTATATGCTAATTTAAAAGATGATTTAGATACACTTATATTTAATGAAATAGGAGAGGCATTTGAATCTCAAAAAGATATTTTTGGAAAAACAGCTATTTCACAACTTGAAAAAGAAAAATTAGCAGATTTTTTATCTAAAAGAATATTAGCATTAAAAGAAATTTATAAAATAGTTTTAAATAAATTAAAAAAAGAAAATCTTGAAAAACTTTTAATAGAAATAGAACAGCCATTAGTTCCAGTACTTAGTAATATGGAGTTAGAAGGAATTACTTTAGATAGAGGTTATTTGAGTAAATATTCTATTGAATTAAAAGAAAAAATAGAACAATTAAAAAAAGAAATATATAAAATAGCAGGAGAAGAATTTAATATAAATTCACCAAAACAACTTGCTGAAATTCTTTTTATAAAATTAAATATAAATCCTATAAAAAAAACAAAAACAGGTTATTCTACAAATGTAGATGTTTTAGAAAAATTAGTTAGAAGTGGAGAAAAAATAGCAAAATATATATTAGAGTATAGAAAGCTCACAAAATTATTAAATACTTATGTAGAAGCATTGCCAAAATTAGTTGACAATAATTCAAAATTACATACAAGTTTTAATCAAAATGGTACAGCAACTGGAAGACTTTCATCAACAGATCCAAATTTACAAAATATTCCTTCAAAAACAGAAGAGGGAAGAAAAATAAGACGAGCATTTATAGCAAAAGATGGTTTTTCTCTTGTATCATTTGATTATTCACAAATAGAATTAAGAGTTTTAGCTGAAATAAGTAAAGATACTGAACTTATAAATGCTTATGAAAATGATTTGGATTTACATGCTATAACTGCTATGAAAATATTTGACTTGGAAACTTTAGAGGAAGTAGATTCGATAAAAAGAAATATTGCTAAAATTGTAAATTTTAGTATAATATATGGTAAAACACCTTTTGGATTAGCTCAAGAATTAAATATTACAGTAAAAGATGCAAAAGAATATATTGATAAATATTTTGATAAATATAAAAAAGTAAAAGACTTACAAAATGAAATAATAAAATTTGCAAAAGAAAATGGATATGTAAAAACCTTGTTTGATAGAAAAAGAAAGATAATAGGAATTGATAATAAAAATAAAAATATAAAAAATCAAGCTGAGAGAATGGCGGTAAATACAGTTATACAAGGCAGTGCTGCAGATATTCTAAAAATGGTAATGATTGAGTTATTTGATAAAATAGTTGACAATAAAGATGTGTATATGTTACTCCAAGTACATGATGAACTTATTTTTGAAATAAAAGATGAAAAACTTGAAGAAATGATACCAAAAATTAAAGAAATAATGGAAAATAAAATAAGATTACAAAATGTAAAATTAAAAGTAAATTTTGCATATGCAAAAAATTGGAGTGAAGCAAAATAA
- the murJ gene encoding murein biosynthesis integral membrane protein MurJ, translating into MFRTGIIVMIITMLSRILGLIRTIIIATIFGANYTTDAYFSAFKIANLFRQLLGEGALGTVFIPLYNEKEVKFGEKEAKNLIFSVLNLLFIFLILITALNLFFSKNIISFIANGYDEKTKKLASILLKIMSSYILFIGLSGMICAILNNFKKFIIPASTSLLFNISIIIFAIRYSKNLGVYALATGVTVGGILQLVITLPSFFKIVKIYSFKIDFKDEYLKKIFVLIIPMLAGIFARQINSVFDVYFASYLKSGSVSALENATRIYNLPLGVFAISLSTIIYPHLSKSIEKKDLNEAKSYIEQGLKILAFFIIPSIFILTLYSKNIIFLILGYGKYTNEAIKLTSESLFYYVLGLYFYSAIHLLSRAFYSMKNTKTPVIFSIISIFINIILNYLLIKQLKHIGLALSTSISAMINFLLLYFIFNKRYFKLNLFKIVRFILIVSLIATIAFIVSLYFNNIFIKLFSFVTIYLIIWSYPIKRKGKNVFKY; encoded by the coding sequence ATGTTTAGAACTGGAATTATTGTAATGATAATTACAATGCTTAGTAGAATACTTGGGTTAATTAGAACTATAATTATAGCTACAATTTTTGGAGCGAATTATACAACAGATGCATATTTTTCTGCTTTTAAAATAGCAAATTTATTTAGACAACTTTTAGGTGAAGGGGCTTTAGGAACGGTATTTATACCTTTATATAATGAAAAAGAGGTTAAATTTGGAGAAAAAGAAGCTAAAAATCTTATTTTTTCGGTATTAAATTTATTATTTATATTTTTAATACTTATCACAGCATTAAATTTATTTTTTTCAAAAAATATAATTAGTTTCATAGCAAATGGATATGATGAAAAAACAAAAAAATTAGCATCAATTTTACTTAAAATAATGTCTAGTTATATATTATTTATTGGTCTTAGTGGAATGATATGTGCCATACTTAATAATTTTAAAAAATTTATTATTCCGGCATCTACATCTCTTTTATTTAATATATCTATTATTATATTTGCTATTAGATATAGTAAAAATTTAGGAGTATACGCGCTTGCAACAGGTGTAACAGTAGGTGGTATACTACAGTTAGTTATTACATTACCAAGTTTTTTTAAAATAGTAAAAATATACAGTTTTAAAATAGATTTTAAAGATGAGTATTTAAAAAAAATATTTGTTTTAATTATTCCGATGTTAGCGGGAATATTTGCAAGGCAAATAAACTCCGTATTTGATGTATATTTTGCTTCATATTTAAAAAGTGGTTCAGTCTCAGCATTAGAAAATGCTACTAGAATATATAATTTACCACTAGGTGTATTTGCAATATCATTATCTACAATTATTTATCCCCATTTATCAAAATCTATCGAAAAAAAAGATCTTAATGAAGCAAAGTCATACATTGAACAGGGATTAAAAATACTTGCATTTTTTATTATACCTAGTATTTTTATTCTTACATTATATTCAAAAAATATAATATTTTTAATATTAGGATATGGAAAATATACTAATGAAGCTATTAAGTTAACGAGTGAATCGCTTTTTTATTATGTATTAGGTTTATATTTTTACTCTGCAATACATTTACTAAGTAGAGCATTTTACAGTATGAAAAATACAAAAACACCTGTAATATTTTCTATAATTTCCATTTTTATAAATATAATATTAAATTATTTATTGATAAAACAACTAAAACATATAGGACTTGCACTTTCTACATCAATATCTGCAATGATTAATTTTTTGTTATTATATTTTATTTTTAATAAAAGGTATTTTAAATTAAATTTATTTAAAATAGTTAGATTTATTTTAATAGTTAGCTTGATTGCAACAATAGCATTTATTGTATCATTGTATTTTAATAATATTTTTATAAAATTATTTTCATTTGTGACAATATATCTAATAATTTGGAGTTATCCAATAAAAAGAAAGGGAAAAAATGTATTTAAATACTAA
- a CDS encoding 4Fe-4S binding protein — protein MKKIKSKKFKKSKKVAVIDQNQCDKSPFCPVKRVCPVGAIIPLKKGEQQKKRSIFGFLIPKGYRVDEEKCTGCGICVTSCPMQAVSIKA, from the coding sequence ATGAAAAAAATAAAATCTAAAAAATTTAAAAAATCAAAAAAAGTAGCTGTAATAGACCAAAATCAATGTGACAAATCGCCATTTTGTCCAGTGAAAAGAGTATGTCCAGTAGGGGCGATAATTCCTTTAAAAAAAGGAGAACAACAGAAAAAAAGAAGTATTTTTGGATTTTTAATACCAAAAGGATATAGAGTAGATGAAGAAAAGTGCACTGGATGTGGTATATGTGTAACTTCATGTCCAATGCAAGCTGTATCAATAAAAGCCTAA
- the whiA gene encoding DNA-binding protein WhiA: MSYTNIVKEEVFLKEIEIEKEKHYELLAILKCKNAILNNKILLKIENLNLANRIYKFLKEFSSLRIHIKYSITKSFGEHKVYIIEIPYQKGYNEFIENLNKLEDKLVRRLADKAVIGFTRGAFLATGYIKEPNKEYALDFFIDLEEGAKLLYKVLRNTGRRVFLTQKKNKHLVYLRNSEDIMDILVMIGAVKSFFEYEEITMVKDIKNKTIREMNWEVANEMKTLDTAQKQINIINYISENYGLDNLSSVLKEAAIVRLNNPEASLTEIANKVGISKSGIRNRFRRLEELYNELIEEN, encoded by the coding sequence ATGTCTTATACAAATATAGTAAAAGAAGAAGTATTTTTAAAAGAAATAGAGATAGAAAAAGAAAAACATTATGAATTATTAGCAATTTTAAAATGTAAAAATGCTATTTTAAATAATAAAATTTTATTGAAAATTGAAAATTTAAATTTAGCTAACAGAATATATAAATTTTTAAAAGAATTTTCAAGTTTAAGGATTCATATAAAATATTCTATAACAAAATCTTTTGGCGAACATAAAGTATATATTATAGAGATACCGTATCAAAAAGGATATAATGAGTTTATTGAAAATTTAAATAAATTAGAAGATAAATTGGTTAGAAGGCTTGCAGATAAAGCTGTGATTGGTTTTACTAGAGGAGCTTTTTTAGCTACAGGATATATAAAAGAACCAAACAAAGAGTATGCTCTTGATTTTTTTATTGATTTAGAAGAAGGAGCTAAACTTTTATATAAAGTACTTAGAAATACGGGAAGAAGAGTGTTTCTTACACAAAAGAAAAATAAACATTTAGTTTATTTAAGAAATTCTGAAGATATAATGGATATTTTAGTAATGATAGGTGCTGTGAAATCATTTTTTGAATATGAAGAAATAACAATGGTAAAAGATATTAAAAATAAAACTATTCGAGAAATGAATTGGGAAGTAGCTAATGAAATGAAAACTCTTGATACGGCTCAAAAACAAATTAATATTATAAATTATATTTCTGAAAATTATGGACTAGATAACTTATCATCAGTATTAAAAGAAGCTGCAATAGTGAGATTAAATAATCCAGAAGCAAGTTTAACTGAGATTGCAAATAAAGTAGGAATATCAAAATCAGGAATTAGAAATAGATTTCGTAGATTAGAAGAGCTATATAATGAACTTATTGAGGAGAACTAA
- a CDS encoding Eco57I restriction-modification methylase domain-containing protein, with product MYLNTNSNYKVYTPQKISRDMSAISLRYFFSNYKKFGFQDRKKALKNLKIVDLSCGSGNLLIDLIEFLIKLHKRYFGYYDYISTWIEGYDIDKEALSVLRCRIKKILDKYKLVNKKIKLYQTDSLLKNFDKKYHIVIGNPPYLGEKNNKEIFDKIKKTEFGKKYYEGRMDYLYFFIEKGIEILEKNGILTYITTNYWLQADYAKKLRTCIKENCSFYYINNINKSVFKDAIGQHNIIFSITKNNIEKNIKIISNNQEFKLNNKYLFNYRNKIVIAKEKELLKLNTIFNKKTYFLDDILYINQGIISGYDKAFIFKEFNEKFKKYLRPFYKSPDINIYNIDERNKYWILYLDNKIKINNELEEYLRPFYDKLIERREVKTKKINWYELQWARDEEIFKKEKIVSRQRCKLNMFAYTKKDFYGSADIYYLTKKESSINLFYILGYLNSSTFYKWFYYNGKRKGKNLELYATPLKETPIYYPNDDEKVKYIEKLVRKQIKSYSDEIQEKIDKFFEGEI from the coding sequence ATGTATTTAAATACTAATAGTAATTATAAAGTATATACACCTCAAAAAATATCTAGAGATATGAGTGCCATATCACTAAGATATTTTTTTTCTAATTATAAAAAATTTGGGTTTCAAGATAGAAAAAAAGCTTTAAAAAACTTAAAAATTGTTGATTTATCATGTGGTTCAGGTAATTTATTAATTGATTTAATAGAATTTTTAATAAAATTGCATAAAAGATATTTTGGATATTATGATTACATAAGTACTTGGATAGAAGGTTATGATATAGATAAAGAAGCATTATCTGTATTAAGATGTAGAATAAAAAAAATACTTGATAAATATAAATTAGTAAATAAAAAAATAAAACTTTATCAAACTGATTCTCTTTTAAAAAATTTTGATAAAAAATATCATATTGTTATAGGAAATCCACCATATTTAGGCGAGAAAAATAATAAAGAAATATTTGATAAAATAAAAAAAACTGAATTTGGTAAAAAATACTATGAAGGAAGAATGGATTATCTTTATTTTTTCATAGAAAAAGGAATAGAAATATTAGAAAAGAATGGAATTTTAACGTATATTACTACTAATTATTGGTTACAAGCTGATTATGCTAAAAAATTAAGGACTTGTATAAAAGAAAATTGCAGTTTTTATTATATAAATAATATTAATAAATCTGTATTTAAAGATGCTATTGGTCAACATAATATAATATTTTCTATAACAAAAAATAATATTGAAAAAAATATAAAAATAATATCAAATAATCAAGAGTTTAAATTAAATAATAAATATTTATTTAATTATAGAAATAAAATAGTAATTGCAAAAGAAAAGGAATTGTTAAAATTAAATACTATTTTTAATAAAAAAACTTATTTTTTAGATGATATTTTATATATTAATCAAGGAATTATTAGTGGTTATGATAAAGCATTTATTTTTAAAGAATTTAATGAAAAATTTAAAAAATATTTAAGACCTTTTTATAAAAGTCCAGATATAAATATATATAATATTGATGAAAGAAATAAATATTGGATACTTTATTTAGATAATAAAATTAAGATAAATAATGAATTAGAAGAATATTTAAGACCTTTTTACGATAAATTAATTGAGCGTAGAGAAGTAAAAACTAAAAAAATAAACTGGTATGAATTGCAATGGGCTAGAGATGAAGAAATATTTAAAAAAGAAAAAATTGTTTCACGTCAAAGATGTAAATTAAATATGTTTGCTTATACTAAAAAAGATTTTTATGGAAGTGCAGATATATATTATTTAACAAAAAAAGAGAGTAGTATTAATCTTTTTTATATACTTGGATACTTAAACTCATCTACATTTTATAAATGGTTTTATTATAATGGAAAAAGAAAAGGAAAAAATTTGGAACTCTATGCGACACCATTAAAAGAAACACCAATTTATTATCCTAATGATGATGAAAAGGTAAAATATATAGAAAAATTAGTAAGAAAACAAATAAAATCGTATAGTGATGAAATTCAAGAAAAAATAGATAAATTTTTTGAAGGAGAAATTTAA
- a CDS encoding bifunctional riboflavin kinase/FAD synthetase — protein MEIIIGLENYKKDYKNVCLALGTFDGIHKGHKKLIKSSVECAKKNNGTAVVMTFSEHPKKVFHNENRRILINNEKEKIHLLKKIGVDVLVIAHFTEEFKKLTPYEFVSEIIYTKLKAKHLFAGFNYTFGAKRAGKAEDLIQMAKDFNIKTTIIKPVTIDNTIISSTLIRELIEKGEMELAEKYLGYPFLIMGEVIHGKKIGRKIGFPTANIKTYNKIYPPNGIYGVEVIVEGDNNIYDGLLNIGHNPTVNENIENEYHIEVHILNFDKEIYGKEIMVKVKKYLREEKKFDTMEELIEAIKNDIIIWENHLKVKENE, from the coding sequence ATGGAAATAATTATAGGATTAGAAAACTATAAAAAAGATTATAAAAATGTGTGTTTAGCACTTGGTACTTTTGATGGAATACATAAAGGTCACAAAAAATTAATAAAATCATCTGTAGAATGTGCAAAAAAAAATAATGGAACAGCAGTTGTAATGACTTTTAGTGAACATCCTAAAAAAGTATTTCATAATGAAAATAGAAGAATACTTATAAACAATGAAAAAGAAAAAATACATTTATTGAAAAAAATAGGGGTAGATGTACTTGTAATAGCCCATTTTACAGAAGAGTTTAAAAAGCTTACACCTTATGAATTTGTAAGTGAAATAATTTATACAAAACTAAAAGCAAAACATCTTTTTGCGGGATTTAATTATACATTTGGAGCAAAAAGAGCAGGAAAAGCAGAAGATCTTATACAAATGGCGAAAGATTTTAATATAAAAACTACTATTATAAAGCCAGTAACTATTGACAATACAATTATTAGTAGCACTTTGATTAGAGAATTGATAGAAAAAGGTGAAATGGAATTAGCTGAAAAATATTTAGGGTATCCATTTTTAATAATGGGAGAAGTAATTCACGGGAAAAAAATAGGTAGAAAAATAGGATTTCCTACGGCAAATATAAAAACATATAATAAAATATATCCACCAAATGGTATATACGGAGTAGAAGTTATTGTAGAAGGAGATAATAATATTTATGATGGATTATTAAATATAGGACATAATCCTACTGTAAACGAAAATATAGAAAATGAATATCATATAGAAGTACATATTTTGAATTTCGATAAAGAAATATATGGGAAGGAAATAATGGTAAAAGTAAAAAAATATCTACGAGAAGAAAAAAAATTTGACACAATGGAAGAATTAATAGAAGCTATAAAAAATGATATAATAATATGGGAAAATCATCTTAAGGTGAAAGAAAATGAATAA
- a CDS encoding NAD(P)/FAD-dependent oxidoreductase, protein MKIKVENIKIPVNINQKKGIYEYLKKNGINKNCINKIEYKKRSIDSRNKNSIFLLYNVEIELNKKINTKFEEVKEKKLKKIKSKNIEGIIAIIGTGPAGLFAAYRLCKLGYKPIIFERGKKIDERDRDIELFIKENELNSNSNIQFGEGGAGTYSDGKLTTRVKSIYKDEIFKTLVECGAQKEILFDYKPHIGTDVLKVVVTNLRKKIESMGGEFYFNSILTDIKIKNKKISQIEINKNELIDIDYLFLAIGHSSRDTYYMLNKNNVFLENKDFAVGARIESPRYDIDRMQHGKFYNSEILGSATYNFTYNNQNEKRGVFSFCMCPGGEIVNAASEKNTSLVNGMSYSQRDGKFSNSAIVVAIRENDYGNKLFDGMKLQEKLEKQTYEIISTYGALYQSVNDFLKNNKTKQEIESSYKMNLYSYNLNNFFPEVINRNMINALKYWQKKMPLFTKNANLIAPETRTSAPIRITRDKTGKSINIENLFPIGEGAGYAGGIISAAIDGMKVVDMNFGEFE, encoded by the coding sequence ATGAAAATAAAAGTAGAAAATATTAAAATTCCTGTAAATATAAATCAAAAAAAAGGAATATATGAGTATTTAAAAAAAAATGGAATAAATAAAAATTGTATAAATAAAATAGAATATAAAAAACGTTCGATTGATAGTAGAAATAAAAATAGTATTTTTTTATTATATAATGTAGAAATTGAACTAAATAAAAAGATAAATACAAAATTTGAAGAAGTAAAAGAAAAGAAATTAAAAAAAATAAAATCAAAAAATATAGAAGGAATAATAGCGATAATAGGAACAGGGCCTGCAGGTTTATTTGCTGCATATAGACTTTGTAAATTAGGCTATAAACCTATTATTTTTGAAAGAGGGAAAAAAATAGATGAAAGAGATAGAGATATAGAGTTATTTATAAAAGAAAATGAGCTTAATTCGAATTCGAATATACAATTTGGAGAAGGTGGAGCAGGAACGTATTCCGATGGTAAATTAACAACAAGAGTAAAGAGTATATATAAAGATGAAATATTTAAAACGTTAGTAGAATGTGGTGCTCAAAAAGAGATTTTATTTGATTATAAGCCACATATAGGTACAGATGTATTAAAAGTAGTAGTTACTAATTTAAGAAAAAAAATAGAATCTATGGGTGGAGAATTTTATTTTAATTCTATTTTAACAGACATAAAAATAAAAAATAAAAAAATATCACAAATAGAAATAAATAAAAATGAATTAATAGATATTGATTATTTATTTTTAGCAATAGGGCATAGTTCTAGAGATACATATTATATGTTAAATAAAAATAATGTGTTTTTAGAAAATAAAGATTTTGCAGTAGGAGCGAGAATTGAAAGTCCTAGATATGATATTGATAGAATGCAACATGGAAAATTTTATAATAGTGAAATATTGGGAAGTGCAACGTATAATTTTACTTATAATAACCAAAATGAAAAGAGAGGTGTATTTTCATTTTGTATGTGTCCAGGTGGTGAAATAGTTAATGCTGCTTCTGAAAAAAATACATCACTTGTTAATGGAATGAGTTATAGTCAAAGAGATGGAAAATTTTCTAATTCCGCTATTGTTGTAGCAATTCGAGAAAATGATTATGGAAATAAATTATTTGACGGTATGAAGCTTCAAGAAAAACTTGAAAAACAAACATATGAAATAATATCTACTTATGGAGCTTTATATCAAAGTGTAAATGATTTCTTAAAAAATAATAAAACCAAACAAGAAATAGAATCAAGTTATAAAATGAACTTATATTCATATAATTTAAATAATTTTTTTCCAGAAGTTATCAATAGAAATATGATAAATGCATTGAAATATTGGCAGAAAAAAATGCCACTTTTTACAAAAAATGCTAATCTAATTGCACCAGAAACTAGGACATCAGCACCTATAAGAATTACAAGAGATAAAACAGGAAAATCAATTAATATAGAGAATCTTTTTCCTATTGGTGAAGGAGCAGGATATGCTGGTGGAATTATAAGTGCTGCAATTGATGGAATGAAAGTTGTAGATATGAATTTTGGAGAATTTGAATAA